A genomic window from Actinomycetota bacterium includes:
- a CDS encoding inositol-3-phosphate synthase: MKKIRVAIVGVGNCASSLVQGIEYYREAREGDLIPGLMHVKVGDYHIRDIEVVCGFDVDADKVGKDVSEAIVSGRNNTIKICDVPRLGAPVYRGHTLDGFGRYYRMVVEEDPSEPVNVAETLARHEVDVLVNYLPVGSEKATHFYVEEALKAGCGIVNCIPVFVAREEIWQGKFRRYGLPIVGDDIKSQVGATIVHRVLAKLFNDRGVILDRTAQLNIGGNMDFMNMLERERLESKKISKTDAVVSQLNHNIDRENVHIGPSDYVAWLDDRKWAYIRLEGREFGDVPMSLEFKLEVWDSPNSAGIVIDAIRCCRLAMDRGMSGALIGPSAYFMKSPPVQYSDEEARRMVEDFIAGNPAGMLTTADFGNGKDLEVSEELAQSPPGSQRD, translated from the coding sequence ATGAAGAAGATACGGGTGGCCATAGTGGGCGTGGGCAACTGCGCCTCATCTCTGGTACAGGGTATCGAATATTACCGGGAGGCGCGGGAAGGCGACCTGATACCCGGCCTCATGCACGTCAAGGTGGGCGACTACCATATCCGCGACATCGAGGTGGTGTGCGGCTTCGACGTGGACGCGGACAAAGTCGGCAAGGATGTCTCAGAGGCCATCGTCAGCGGCAGGAACAACACCATAAAGATATGCGACGTGCCCCGTCTCGGCGCTCCCGTCTACCGGGGGCACACCCTGGACGGATTCGGCAGGTATTACCGCATGGTGGTGGAGGAGGATCCGAGCGAGCCGGTGAACGTGGCCGAGACTCTGGCCAGGCACGAAGTGGACGTGCTGGTGAACTACCTCCCGGTGGGAAGCGAGAAGGCCACCCACTTCTACGTGGAGGAAGCCCTCAAGGCGGGATGCGGGATCGTCAACTGCATCCCCGTATTCGTGGCCCGGGAGGAGATCTGGCAGGGCAAGTTCCGCAGGTACGGCCTGCCCATCGTGGGCGACGACATCAAGTCCCAGGTGGGGGCGACCATCGTGCACCGCGTGCTGGCGAAGCTCTTCAACGACCGCGGGGTCATCCTGGACCGCACCGCGCAGCTGAACATCGGCGGCAACATGGATTTCATGAACATGCTGGAGAGGGAGCGGCTGGAATCGAAGAAGATCTCCAAGACCGACGCCGTGGTCTCCCAGCTCAACCACAACATCGACAGGGAGAACGTGCATATCGGCCCCAGCGATTACGTGGCCTGGCTGGACGACCGCAAGTGGGCCTATATCCGCCTCGAGGGAAGGGAATTCGGGGACGTGCCCATGTCCCTCGAGTTCAAACTGGAGGTCTGGGACTCCCCCAACTCCGCCGGTATCGTCATCGACGCCATCCGTTGCTGCCGCCTGGCCATGGACCGCGGCATGAGCGGTGCCCTCATCGGCCCATCCGCCTACTTCATGAAATCCCCTCCCGTGCAGTACTCGGACGAGGAGGCGCGGCGCATGGTGGAGGACTTCATCGCCGGGAACCCCGCCGGGATGCTCACCACCGCGGATTTCGGGAACGGCAAGGATCTGGAGGTATCCGAGGAGCTTGCCCAGTCCCCTCCCGGCTCGCAGCGCGACTGA
- a CDS encoding PaaI family thioesterase: MEDIAARYREIRRSRSDPGTFYGLLGMELRELEEGRALFTLRVDERFFNAGGVVHGGVFASIADAAVAAALATLVDHDRENIATVEMKINYLAPSRGGELAAEGRIIQRGRSVAVGECTVSDGEGRMLARAMATFLIRARSGAG; this comes from the coding sequence ATGGAGGACATCGCAGCCAGGTACCGCGAGATCCGGCGCTCGCGCTCCGATCCCGGCACCTTCTACGGCCTTCTGGGCATGGAACTGCGGGAGTTGGAGGAGGGCAGGGCGCTGTTCACGCTGCGGGTGGACGAGAGGTTCTTCAACGCGGGCGGGGTGGTCCACGGCGGGGTGTTCGCCTCCATCGCCGACGCGGCCGTCGCCGCCGCCCTGGCCACCCTGGTGGACCACGACAGGGAAAACATCGCCACGGTGGAGATGAAGATAAACTATCTTGCCCCCTCGCGCGGCGGGGAACTGGCGGCGGAGGGCAGGATCATCCAGCGGGGCAGGTCGGTGGCGGTGGGTGAGTGCACGGTCAGCGATGGCGAGGGGCGTATGCTGGCCAGGGCCATGGCCACCTTCCTCATCCGCGCGCGCTCCGGCGCGGGTTGA
- a CDS encoding SDR family oxidoreductase, with amino-acid sequence MRILVTGGAGFIGSHLCERLVDEGHEVMCLDNLSTGDPRNLETLQGHPRFRFILADATSPINLAVERVAHLASPASPVDYGRLSVETMLVNSLGTYQALELARKNGARFLLASTSEVYGDPLETPQGEEYLGNVNPVGPRACYDESKRFAEAITATYRRLYGLETVILRIFNTFGPRMRREDGRVVPNFILQAVAGEPLTVYGDGTQTRSFCYVDDLVEGILRALFTDAAVGEVINLGNDREMTILELAERVRRLTGSSSEITFNPLPEDDPQRRRPRLDRAREILGWEPRVSLEEGLRRVVEWFREHPA; translated from the coding sequence TTGAGGATACTGGTGACGGGAGGCGCGGGCTTCATAGGGTCCCATCTCTGCGAGCGGCTGGTGGATGAGGGGCACGAGGTGATGTGCCTGGACAACCTGAGCACGGGTGACCCGCGCAACCTTGAAACCCTGCAGGGACACCCGCGTTTCCGCTTTATCCTCGCCGATGCCACCTCCCCCATCAACCTCGCCGTTGAGCGCGTGGCGCACCTCGCCAGCCCGGCGAGCCCGGTGGATTACGGGCGCCTCTCGGTGGAGACCATGCTGGTGAACTCCCTCGGCACCTATCAGGCCTTGGAGCTGGCGCGCAAGAACGGCGCGCGCTTCCTCCTCGCCTCCACCTCCGAGGTCTACGGAGACCCCCTGGAGACGCCGCAGGGCGAGGAATACCTGGGCAACGTGAACCCGGTGGGACCGCGCGCGTGCTACGACGAGTCCAAGCGCTTCGCCGAGGCCATCACCGCCACCTACCGCAGGCTGTACGGCCTGGAGACGGTGATCCTCCGCATCTTCAACACCTTCGGGCCGCGCATGCGACGGGAGGACGGCAGGGTGGTCCCCAACTTCATCCTCCAGGCGGTGGCCGGAGAGCCCCTCACCGTGTACGGCGACGGGACCCAGACGCGCAGCTTCTGCTATGTTGACGACCTGGTCGAGGGCATACTCCGGGCCCTCTTCACCGACGCCGCGGTGGGAGAGGTGATCAACCTGGGCAACGACAGAGAGATGACCATCCTCGAGTTGGCGGAACGCGTAAGACGACTCACCGGCTCCTCCTCGGAGATCACCTTCAATCCCCTCCCCGAGGACGACCCCCAGAGGCGCAGGCCGCGGCTCGACAGGGCACGCGAGATCCTGGGCTGGGAGCCGCGGGTGTCCCTGGAGGAGGGCCTGCGCAGGGTGGTGGAGTGGTTCAGGGAGCATCCCGCCTGA
- a CDS encoding saccharopine dehydrogenase NADP-binding domain-containing protein — protein sequence MKVLILGAAGRAGREVAARVARLRGVSRLYLADRDAEALCRVASDLSGSPSSPRFLDVGDEDCLMERVREADVVMGCTGPSHLHEERIARTALMAGRDYITLCDEPEATLALRRLGPEAGKKGVRILCGAGLTPGISNLLACRAAAFMDEVRAVSIAWCLLLSPDLGAATMAHLLHACGGKAPVWRAGRGSGERCGGWPRAEHFPPPLGWRQVSHLAHPEPFSLPAALPGVREVDFRAGFGEAGTDLFMHALAWLCDGAEEAWLKREILRNAASALAGRRRGGPLSAVIARAEGMSEGAPRTRVLAVAGDYYGLTAAMAAAALEEWIAGPDWAGTLFPEQALDHPAFFSRLAAGGVRILLGEAGGGGREKGTIAPLSA from the coding sequence ATGAAGGTCCTCATCCTGGGGGCGGCGGGCAGGGCGGGGCGCGAGGTCGCCGCGCGCGTAGCGAGGCTGCGCGGAGTGTCGCGCCTCTATCTCGCGGACCGGGACGCGGAGGCGCTCTGCAGGGTGGCCTCCGACCTCTCCGGATCTCCCTCCAGCCCACGCTTCCTGGATGTAGGGGACGAGGATTGCCTGATGGAGAGGGTCCGCGAGGCAGACGTGGTCATGGGCTGTACCGGCCCCTCCCATCTCCACGAAGAGCGCATAGCCAGGACCGCGCTCATGGCGGGGCGCGACTATATCACCCTGTGCGACGAGCCGGAGGCGACGCTCGCGCTGCGGCGGCTCGGCCCGGAGGCCGGGAAGAAGGGCGTGAGGATACTGTGCGGGGCGGGATTGACGCCGGGGATATCGAACCTGCTCGCATGCCGCGCGGCGGCCTTCATGGATGAGGTCCGTGCCGTGTCCATCGCCTGGTGCCTGCTGCTCTCACCCGACCTCGGCGCCGCCACCATGGCGCATCTCCTGCACGCGTGCGGGGGAAAGGCTCCTGTGTGGAGGGCGGGGCGTGGTAGCGGGGAGCGCTGCGGGGGATGGCCCAGGGCGGAGCATTTCCCTCCTCCCCTGGGATGGCGGCAGGTCTCCCACCTCGCGCACCCCGAACCCTTTTCGCTGCCCGCGGCCCTTCCCGGCGTCAGGGAGGTCGATTTCCGGGCCGGGTTCGGAGAGGCGGGCACGGACCTCTTCATGCATGCCCTGGCCTGGCTGTGCGACGGAGCGGAAGAGGCGTGGCTGAAGCGGGAGATCCTCCGCAACGCGGCCTCGGCCCTCGCCGGGCGGCGCAGGGGCGGGCCCCTGTCCGCGGTTATCGCCAGGGCGGAGGGGATGTCCGAGGGGGCGCCCCGGACCAGGGTGCTGGCGGTGGCGGGGGACTATTACGGCCTCACCGCCGCCATGGCGGCCGCCGCCCTCGAGGAGTGGATCGCGGGCCCGGACTGGGCGGGCACGCTCTTCCCCGAGCAGGCGCTGGACCACCCCGCGTTTTTCTCCCGTCTGGCGGCGGGGGGAGTGCGCATCCTCCTGGGAGAAGCGGGTGGAGGAGGCCGGGAAAAGGGGACCATCGCCCCCCTCTCGGCCTGA
- a CDS encoding type IV pilus twitching motility protein PilT encodes MDIQSLLQYMVEKQASDLHIKAGGPPYFRIDGRLVKPDFPRLSPTDTVEAAYALMNEKQAKKFAERNEVDFAYSIAGLGRFRANIFKQRGTVGIAIRRVLTTSVPSFEELGLPPVLRRLAMERRGLILVTGPAGAGKTTTLAAIIDYINTNDQVNIITIEDPIEVLHVDKKSIIHQREIGTDTESYADALKYITRQDPDVILIGEMRDPETVTAAMSVAMTGHLVLSTFHTIDTTETVNRIIDFFPPQQQKQIRLTLASVLRGVVSQRLLPLKDHSGRVPAVEVLVMTGRMAEALINEEPTTVMREIIAEGEFYGMQTFDQSLVDLYRYGLVEYKVAVSASTSPHDFSLAVKQLGLEVEEDLLSR; translated from the coding sequence ATGGACATCCAGAGTCTTCTACAATACATGGTCGAGAAGCAGGCTTCCGACCTGCACATCAAGGCCGGAGGGCCGCCGTATTTCCGCATCGACGGGCGCCTGGTGAAACCGGACTTCCCGCGCCTTTCCCCCACCGACACCGTGGAGGCGGCCTACGCCCTCATGAACGAGAAGCAGGCCAAGAAGTTCGCGGAGCGCAACGAGGTCGATTTCGCTTACAGCATCGCCGGCCTGGGCAGGTTCCGCGCCAACATCTTCAAGCAGAGGGGAACGGTGGGCATCGCCATCCGCAGGGTGCTCACCACCTCCGTGCCCTCCTTCGAGGAGCTCGGCCTGCCGCCGGTGCTGCGGCGCCTGGCCATGGAGCGGCGCGGCCTGATCCTGGTCACGGGACCGGCGGGAGCGGGCAAGACCACCACCTTGGCGGCGATAATCGATTACATCAACACCAACGACCAGGTGAACATCATCACCATCGAGGACCCCATCGAGGTCCTGCACGTGGACAAGAAGAGCATCATCCACCAAAGGGAGATCGGCACCGATACCGAGAGCTACGCCGATGCCCTGAAGTACATCACCCGCCAGGACCCCGACGTCATCCTCATCGGGGAGATGAGGGACCCGGAGACGGTGACGGCGGCCATGAGCGTGGCCATGACCGGCCATCTGGTGCTCTCCACCTTCCACACCATCGACACCACCGAGACCGTCAACCGCATCATCGACTTCTTCCCGCCCCAGCAGCAGAAGCAGATCAGGCTCACCCTCGCCAGCGTGCTCAGAGGGGTCGTCTCCCAGCGCCTCCTGCCCCTCAAGGACCACAGCGGAAGGGTTCCGGCCGTGGAGGTGCTGGTGATGACGGGCCGCATGGCGGAGGCGCTCATCAACGAGGAACCCACCACGGTGATGCGCGAGATCATCGCCGAGGGTGAGTTCTACGGCATGCAGACCTTCGACCAGTCGCTGGTGGACCTCTACCGGTACGGGCTCGTCGAGTACAAGGTGGCGGTATCGGCGTCCACCAGCCCCCACGACTTCAGCCTGGCGGTGAAGCAGCTCGGCCTGGAGGTCGAGGAAGACCTGCTCTCGCGGTGA
- a CDS encoding histone deacetylase — MGSTAVFYDPIYLEHDTGFGHPERAERLEAAMDMLRESGLADRVRMLSPRDATVEEINLVHPVGYIEMVRKTAESGGGWLDADTHVSPRSYAAALRSAGALLDGLERIFSGEIANAFCLVRPPGHHATAGRAMGFCLFNNNAVAARFALQRLGVSRVFILDWDAHHGNGIQDIFYQDDQVLYVSLHQYPHYPGSGSSGETGAGKGKGYTVNFPLPARSGEEVYLAAFDRVILPIAEQFRPELVLVSAGYDGHFSDLLCSMLLRGSSYAEMTGRLKDLAERHCGGRMLAALEGGYNLDGIAVSIADTIAVMAGEDIRVEEDLGGRTLPEPSTRGMEVIEATRRELSPFWKL; from the coding sequence ATGGGTTCCACCGCCGTCTTCTACGATCCCATCTACCTCGAGCACGACACGGGCTTCGGCCATCCCGAGCGCGCGGAGCGCCTCGAGGCCGCCATGGACATGCTGCGCGAGAGCGGTCTCGCGGACAGGGTGCGCATGCTGTCTCCCCGCGACGCCACGGTGGAGGAGATAAACCTCGTCCATCCCGTGGGCTACATCGAGATGGTGAGGAAGACGGCGGAGTCGGGAGGTGGATGGCTGGACGCGGATACCCACGTGAGCCCGCGCTCCTACGCGGCGGCGCTGCGCTCCGCCGGAGCCCTGCTGGACGGCCTGGAGAGGATCTTCTCGGGGGAGATCGCCAACGCCTTCTGCCTCGTGCGCCCCCCCGGCCACCACGCCACGGCGGGGCGCGCCATGGGCTTCTGTCTCTTCAACAACAACGCGGTGGCGGCGAGGTTCGCCCTGCAGAGGCTCGGCGTCTCGCGCGTGTTCATCCTGGACTGGGACGCCCATCACGGCAACGGCATCCAGGACATCTTCTACCAGGACGACCAGGTCCTCTATGTCTCCCTGCACCAGTATCCCCATTACCCTGGGAGCGGCTCGTCGGGGGAGACGGGGGCGGGCAAGGGCAAGGGATATACCGTCAATTTCCCCCTCCCGGCGCGCAGCGGGGAGGAGGTCTATCTCGCGGCCTTCGACCGGGTGATACTCCCTATCGCCGAGCAGTTCCGGCCGGAGCTGGTGCTCGTCTCCGCCGGGTATGACGGGCACTTCAGCGACCTCCTTTGCTCCATGCTCCTGCGCGGCAGCTCCTACGCCGAGATGACCGGGCGCCTCAAGGACCTGGCCGAGAGGCACTGCGGGGGCAGGATGCTCGCGGCCCTGGAGGGGGGATACAACCTGGACGGGATAGCGGTCTCCATCGCCGACACCATAGCGGTGATGGCGGGAGAGGATATCAGGGTGGAGGAGGACCTCGGGGGCAGGACCCTTCCCGAGCCCTCCACCAGGGGCATGGAGGTCATAGAGGCCACGCGCCGGGAGCTCTCCCCCTTCTGGAAGCTGTGA
- a CDS encoding C40 family peptidase, with protein MRRQATAIMLSLLLAAAMLLAVGGGASTADPVQDKKSELERIKNEVQSIDAQLESVTEQYNLTNLRVGQTQARIAQKEREIAALTAELENRKDILGQRMREIYKSGNADILEVITECRTMDDLYTNLDRARRIGGGDVEIIASVLSARGQVEAARAELEAQRAELDAAVAQLQAQKSRIESELQRRRELMSGVEAEVNRLIAQEEANRAAVSTPRQTVSRPIPPPPPPPPYAPRVVQVAYQQLGKPYRYAGSGPDVFDCSGLVMYCYAQVGISLPHSSYMQARCGVPVSYSDLQPGDLVFFHGYGHVGMYIGNGQYIHAPRTGDVVRIADLGRRSDFCGAVRII; from the coding sequence ATGCGCAGGCAGGCGACGGCGATAATGCTCAGCCTCCTGCTGGCGGCGGCGATGCTGCTGGCGGTGGGCGGAGGGGCATCCACCGCCGATCCGGTACAGGACAAGAAGAGCGAGCTGGAGCGGATCAAGAACGAGGTGCAGAGCATCGATGCCCAGCTCGAGTCGGTCACCGAGCAGTATAACCTCACAAACCTGCGTGTGGGGCAGACGCAGGCAAGGATCGCCCAGAAGGAGAGGGAGATAGCCGCCCTCACCGCCGAGCTCGAGAACCGCAAGGACATCCTCGGCCAGCGCATGCGCGAGATCTATAAATCGGGGAATGCCGACATCCTCGAGGTGATCACCGAGTGCAGGACGATGGACGACCTCTACACCAACCTCGACCGCGCGCGGCGCATCGGCGGAGGGGACGTGGAGATCATCGCCTCCGTGCTCAGCGCCCGCGGGCAGGTGGAGGCGGCGCGCGCCGAGCTGGAGGCGCAGCGGGCGGAGCTGGACGCGGCGGTGGCGCAGCTGCAGGCGCAGAAGAGCAGGATCGAATCCGAGCTGCAGCGCAGGAGAGAGCTGATGTCCGGGGTGGAGGCGGAGGTAAACCGGCTCATCGCCCAGGAGGAGGCCAACCGCGCCGCGGTCAGCACACCCCGCCAGACGGTCTCCCGACCCATCCCCCCTCCACCGCCCCCTCCTCCCTATGCTCCGCGGGTGGTGCAGGTAGCCTACCAGCAGCTGGGAAAGCCCTACCGGTACGCGGGATCGGGTCCCGATGTGTTCGACTGCTCCGGGCTGGTGATGTACTGCTACGCCCAAGTGGGCATCAGCCTGCCCCACAGCTCGTATATGCAGGCGCGGTGCGGTGTCCCGGTCTCCTATTCCGACCTCCAGCCCGGCGACCTGGTGTTCTTCCACGGCTACGGGCACGTGGGCATGTATATCGGGAACGGCCAGTACATCCACGCCCCCCGTACCGGGGACGTGGTACGCATAGCGGACCTGGGCAGGCGCAGCGATTTCTGCGGCGCGGTACGGATAATCTAG
- a CDS encoding CoA transferase: MQGMLDGIRVIDFTTTVAGPFCGFYLCEMGAEVIHLERPGLGDMARLYPPYFKGISGTFVQMNHGKKSVTMDLKNPRGLELFKELVAVSDVLVSNFSGGTMDRMGVGYDVLSKINPRLVMCEMSGYGQTGPLAHYPAYDGIIQAMTGIMATTGEEHPTRVGVLVGDIGTAMAGTIAILGSLYAREKTGMGEYIDLAMYDTLLTFLEAKFLEYSILGKDTVRTGNRYPHLAPFDSFATRDKDVVICAANESTFGALCRAMGRPELAEDERFNNPLARLANHEELKRIIESWTTQHTRDEVVEILQSHGTPVAPAKEVSEAISHPHTAARGMIVELEQLSPETGQMEKLKIYPIPIKTRNHPVKSYPHAPALGEHNDWLLREVLGKSEEEAEEIRLSGAMGQVASTVG, encoded by the coding sequence ATGCAGGGAATGCTGGACGGAATCAGAGTGATCGACTTCACCACCACCGTGGCCGGTCCCTTCTGCGGCTTCTATCTTTGCGAGATGGGGGCGGAGGTCATTCACCTGGAAAGGCCCGGTCTGGGAGATATGGCCCGGCTCTATCCGCCATATTTCAAGGGCATCTCCGGCACCTTCGTGCAGATGAACCACGGCAAGAAGAGCGTGACCATGGACCTCAAGAACCCGCGGGGCCTGGAGCTGTTCAAGGAGCTGGTCGCGGTATCGGACGTCTTGGTCTCCAACTTCTCCGGGGGCACCATGGACAGGATGGGCGTGGGCTACGACGTGCTCTCGAAGATCAACCCGCGCCTGGTGATGTGCGAGATGTCGGGATACGGGCAGACGGGGCCGCTTGCCCACTATCCCGCCTACGACGGCATCATCCAGGCCATGACGGGGATCATGGCCACCACCGGCGAGGAGCACCCCACGCGGGTTGGGGTCCTGGTGGGCGATATCGGCACCGCCATGGCCGGCACCATCGCCATCCTCGGCTCCCTGTACGCGAGGGAGAAGACGGGCATGGGAGAGTACATAGACCTGGCCATGTACGATACCCTCCTCACCTTCCTGGAGGCTAAGTTCCTGGAATATTCCATCCTGGGCAAGGACACCGTGCGCACCGGCAACCGCTATCCGCACCTCGCGCCCTTCGACTCCTTCGCCACCAGGGACAAGGACGTGGTCATCTGCGCGGCCAACGAGAGCACCTTCGGGGCCCTCTGCAGGGCCATGGGAAGGCCGGAGCTGGCGGAGGACGAGAGGTTCAACAATCCCCTGGCACGCCTGGCAAACCACGAGGAGCTGAAGCGCATCATCGAGTCGTGGACTACGCAACACACCCGCGATGAGGTGGTGGAGATCCTGCAGTCCCACGGCACCCCGGTGGCGCCCGCCAAGGAGGTTTCCGAGGCCATCTCACATCCCCATACCGCGGCCCGGGGCATGATCGTGGAGCTGGAGCAGCTGAGCCCCGAGACGGGTCAGATGGAGAAGTTGAAGATCTATCCCATCCCCATCAAGACCCGCAACCACCCGGTCAAGTCGTACCCCCACGCGCCTGCCCTGGGCGAGCACAACGACTGGCTGTTGAGGGAAGTGCTCGGAAAGAGCGAGGAGGAAGCGGAGGAGATCAGGCTCTCCGGCGCCATGGGACAGGTCGCCTCCACCGTGGGCTGA
- a CDS encoding SpoIIE family protein phosphatase gives MLEYNAGKEGSGGIAFPDADGGFYRVGRLISSSMELSTRLERVVEQAMELLGAERGSIMLVDEEKGELVVRASRGLDSSRSFRVRVGEGIAGWVAEHGEPLVLQDVVADRRFRGTDPSIKSALAVPLTVEGRIIGVLNVATAGRQRRFDRRDLEHLASFADMAAVAIDNARLYEALRRDHERIGRELRMASRIQRSILSTHVPCASVRMVSRLMPASAVGGDFYSVIPLDRDSRFCFYCSSEVQERCQNLRTEFCPQKFGLMIGDVANKGMPAALIMSVLTTTLYEIGRRQASPRAILDEANAAFRRFFNESQYGFATLFYAFYDNTDGTLTYCRAGHEPPLLLRAGGRGMEYLEGEGFPVGLMADGEYQEKRVKLEKGDRVLLYTDGLTGALNSRGEVLGKKRLVELVEAHTGEDIEGFLDTLADEIMLFTGDASQPDDIAVMVMELEDLYDLTMTVSTDVRQIRYVINSVLETLQGFEGLKDPVTLRLCLEELLHNAMEHGNRCDVSKKVYITVKAEPRRATIRVRDEGEGFDFQRRLQAAAEKEDLLSERGRGLLIVRHYADELRFNREGNEATLVFTAR, from the coding sequence ATGTTGGAATACAACGCCGGTAAGGAGGGGAGCGGCGGGATCGCTTTCCCGGATGCGGACGGAGGGTTTTACCGCGTCGGCAGGCTGATCAGCTCCTCCATGGAACTCTCCACCCGCCTGGAGCGCGTGGTGGAGCAGGCCATGGAGCTGCTGGGCGCCGAGCGCGGCAGCATCATGCTCGTGGACGAGGAAAAGGGGGAGCTGGTGGTGAGGGCCTCGCGGGGCCTGGACTCCTCGCGTTCCTTCAGGGTGCGGGTGGGGGAGGGCATAGCCGGATGGGTCGCCGAACACGGAGAACCTCTGGTCCTGCAGGACGTGGTCGCCGACCGCCGGTTCAGAGGCACCGACCCCAGCATCAAGAGCGCCCTCGCCGTTCCTCTGACGGTGGAGGGAAGGATAATCGGCGTGCTCAACGTGGCCACCGCCGGACGGCAACGCCGTTTCGACCGCCGGGACCTCGAGCACCTCGCCTCCTTCGCGGACATGGCGGCGGTAGCCATCGACAACGCCCGCCTCTACGAGGCGCTGCGCAGGGACCACGAACGCATCGGCAGGGAGCTGCGCATGGCCAGCCGCATCCAGCGCTCCATCCTCTCCACCCACGTCCCTTGCGCATCCGTACGCATGGTATCCAGACTCATGCCCGCCTCGGCCGTGGGCGGCGACTTCTACAGCGTCATCCCCCTGGACCGCGATTCCCGGTTCTGTTTCTATTGCTCCAGCGAGGTACAGGAACGGTGTCAGAACCTGCGCACGGAGTTCTGCCCCCAGAAGTTCGGGCTCATGATCGGGGACGTCGCCAACAAGGGCATGCCCGCGGCCCTGATCATGTCCGTGCTCACCACCACCCTCTACGAGATCGGGCGCAGGCAGGCCTCGCCGCGCGCCATCCTCGACGAGGCCAACGCGGCCTTCCGCCGCTTCTTCAACGAATCGCAGTACGGTTTCGCCACCCTCTTCTATGCCTTCTACGACAACACCGACGGCACCCTCACCTACTGCCGGGCCGGACATGAGCCGCCCCTGCTCCTGCGAGCGGGGGGGAGGGGGATGGAGTACCTCGAGGGAGAGGGGTTCCCCGTGGGGCTCATGGCCGACGGCGAGTACCAGGAGAAGAGGGTGAAGCTGGAGAAGGGCGACCGCGTCCTCCTCTACACCGACGGCCTCACCGGGGCCCTCAACTCCAGGGGCGAGGTGCTGGGAAAGAAGCGCCTGGTGGAGCTGGTGGAGGCCCACACCGGCGAGGACATAGAGGGCTTTCTGGATACTTTGGCCGACGAGATCATGCTCTTCACCGGCGACGCCTCCCAGCCCGACGACATCGCGGTGATGGTCATGGAGCTGGAGGACCTCTACGACCTCACCATGACCGTGAGCACGGACGTGCGCCAGATACGCTACGTGATCAACAGCGTCCTGGAGACCCTGCAGGGATTCGAGGGCCTGAAGGACCCCGTCACCCTCCGCCTCTGCCTGGAGGAGCTGCTGCACAACGCCATGGAGCATGGCAACCGCTGCGATGTCTCGAAGAAGGTCTATATCACCGTGAAGGCGGAGCCGCGGCGCGCCACCATCCGCGTGCGCGACGAGGGAGAGGGGTTCGACTTCCAGCGCCGACTGCAGGCGGCGGCGGAGAAGGAAGACCTGCTCTCGGAGCGCGGCCGCGGCCTGCTCATCGTGCGCCATTACGCCGACGAGCTGCGCTTCAACCGCGAGGGCAACGAGGCCACGCTGGTCTTCACCGCCCGGTGA
- a CDS encoding STAS domain-containing protein, with protein sequence MEIAVSKAGDLGEIAVVRVSGVIDSETVERFGEVLEEVFLDGCYNLILDIEGLSYINTAGLSIIADAYKRCSQNKGALKILRAAEPIRELLDVVRFTKIIEMYENEEEAVGSFR encoded by the coding sequence ATGGAGATAGCGGTTTCCAAGGCCGGCGATCTGGGAGAGATCGCGGTGGTGCGGGTCTCGGGAGTGATCGATTCCGAAACGGTGGAGCGGTTCGGCGAGGTACTGGAGGAGGTGTTCCTGGACGGCTGCTACAACCTCATCCTGGACATCGAAGGGCTCTCCTACATCAACACCGCCGGCCTGAGCATCATCGCCGACGCCTACAAGAGATGCAGCCAGAACAAGGGGGCGTTGAAGATACTCAGGGCGGCGGAGCCCATCCGGGAGCTCCTGGACGTGGTGCGCTTCACCAAGATCATCGAGATGTACGAGAACGAAGAGGAGGCCGTGGGCAGCTTCAGGTGA